The Arachis hypogaea cultivar Tifrunner chromosome 19, arahy.Tifrunner.gnm2.J5K5, whole genome shotgun sequence genome has a window encoding:
- the LOC112777054 gene encoding flavonol synthase/flavanone 3-hydroxylase-like, protein MGVERIQTLAFSNQLKELPPQFIRPVNERPENTKAVEGVTVPVISLSQPHHHLLVREVAEAASQWGFFLLTNHGISPWLFKLLQEVGEQFFALPQKEKEAYANDPSNGNFEGYGTKMTKNLEEKVEWVDYFFHIMAPSSKVNYDKWPKNPPSYREVTEKYNKEMLRLTNEVLELLSEGLELEKKTLKSSLGDEKIELEMKINMYPPCPQPELALGVEPHTDMSALTLLVSNEVSGLQIWKDNKWVAVDYLQNAIFVHIGDQLEILSNGKYKSVLHRSLVNKECKRMSWAVFVVPPHEVVIGPLPPLFNDHDPPKFSIKTYAEYRHCKFNKLPQ, encoded by the exons ATGGGAGTAGAAAGAATCCAAACCTTGGCTTTCAGTAACCAACTTAAGGAGCTTCCACCACAGTTCATTCGCCCAGTTAATGAGCGTCCTGAGAACACTAAAGCTGTGGAGGGTGTAACCGTACCCGTGATTTCTCTCTCTCAACCACACCATCATCTCCTCGTGAGGGAAGTCGCCGAGGCGGCTTCCCAATGGGGATTCTTCCTCTTGACCAACCACGGCATATCCCCGTGGCTGTTCAAACTGTTGCAAGAGGTGGGGGAGCAGTTCTTTGCCCTGCCTCAGAAGGAGAAAGAGGCTTATGCTAATGACCCTTCTAATGGGAACTTTGAAGGTTATGGGACAAAGATGACCAAGAACCTTGAAGAGAAGGTGGAGTGGGTTGACTATTTTTTCCATATCATGGCTCCTTCTTCTAAGGTCAACTATGACAAGTGGCCCAAAAACCCTCCTTCCTATAG GGAAGTGACAGAAAAATACAACAAAGAGATGTTAAGATTGACAAATGAGGTTTTAGAGCTTCTGTCGGAAGGGTTAGAGTTAGAGAAAAAGACATTGAAGTCAAGTTTAGGAGACGAGAAAATAGAATTAGAGATGAAGATCAACATGTATCCACCATGCCCACAACCTGAACTTGCATTGGGAGTAGAGCCTCACACTGATATGTCAGCACTTACCTTGCTTGTCTCAAATGAAGTTTCTGGCCTCCAAATTTGGAAGGACAACAAATGGGTCGCCGTTGATTACTTGCAAAATGCAATCTTTGTTCACATTGGTGATCAACTTGAG ATACTAAGCAATGGAAAGTACAAGAGTGTTCTGCATAGAAGTTTGGTGAACAAGGAATGCAAGCGCATGTCATGGGCAGTTTTTGTTGTGCCACCACATGAGGTAGTGATTGGGCCTCTTCCTCCGCTTTTCAACGATCACGATCCTcccaaattttcaataaaaacgtATGCTGAATATCGTCACTGCAAATTCAATAAGCTTCCCCAATAG